The genomic stretch GCCACGGGCTCGGGGGGGACCGGGAACGccgaggggcagagcaggggatgTTTCCCGAAGCAGGGGGATGGAGGCAAACGCAGGGAGATCGCCGCGATTCAATGTTTATCCTGTTGGGAAACGCTGTTTCCATGTTGGAGGAAACTTGTAGCGAGACAATCCAAGTTTCTGCGGCCGCCGTggggaggtggaggagggagaggaggaggaggaggaagaggaggcagaggtGCCTTTGCTCTGGAGCTTTGTGGAGCCTCCCCCTCTGCGCTGCTCCATGAATTATTTaagtgcttttcctttcctgcatgAAATATTCACCCGCTGCCAAGGGAACTGGGGGGACCAAGGCCACGGAGCCGCTGGCGGGAGCCAGGTgaaggggacagggagagggatcTTTGGGGCAGGTAAAAATGATAATTGGAATGATGTCACTGCTGGCTTTGGCCTCTCTTCACAaaggagctctgggcagggctcacttggcagctctgctgtggtgcCACCGGTGCCAGGTGACCACAGCGTGACAGGGTCTTGCCTATCCCCCTAGACAGGAGCTCTCGTTGATGCTTGTGCCCTCAGTGGTGTGggagaggtttttttggggaaatCGGGTCCCACCATGGGGAGCTGGGTGAGGTGCAAGCCCAGGGGGGTGAACGCCAAACCAGAGATGGGCACGGGCACGCGTCTGTCCCCAGGGGACCGTGTCCCTCCTGTGGCAGGGCCACCCTCTGTGTCCTCACCCAGGGCGCTCCAACCCTCACACCACCGCTCAGGGCTGCAAGGCTCCCCCAGAAACCTCCAAAATGGGCTGCAAGACTCCCCCAGAAACCTCCAAAATGGGTGGAAACCCTCCAAGGAAGGGCTGTACCTGTCCCCAAAGGCAGCGTTGGGACCACAGCCCTGCCGCACTCTTCCGGAGGAGGGAGGAACTCGGTGACAGCGGCGCTCGGCTGCTGCATTTcggaggaagaagaagaagaagctgTTTTTTAGGGcgttttcattaaaaagaagaggGGGGTGCGGGGGAGCCCAAGCCCTGAGCGGGGCTGGAAACTTGAGCGACAGGAAGGAAGTGAAGTGGGTTATTTCGGGCTCCAGTTGGCTGCTCGGGGCAAGCCTCGACTCTTCTGCGCACTGATAGCAGCCCCTGGTGAACAATGGGGTCGTGGGGCCCTTCCCGGCAGGAAAACGGCTCATTGCGCTGAAATCTCCCGCTGCTGCTgagtcagcagctcctggaggtgcCGGGGGAACCATCCCGGGGCAGCGGGAGCCGGCAGGAGGTGAGCCTGGGTTCTCTCGGCGGTTTGCAGAGAGCAGCCTGCAAAAAACATCCCTGAGCACTGGGGAGGGAGCTGGTTGCGTTTTTGGGATCCTCATACCCAGAGGGTTCCTAGAGCCGCCCTCCCCGTAATGCttcgtgcctcagtttccccccgGCGCGGCGCTCCTGATCCGGAgcaggggtgggcagggagcagctggatgttCTTtggtgcagggagcagagggttGATCATCGGGGGAGCCGCGGGCAGCTCGCAGGATTCACCgcttcctctttctcctgctccGGAGGTGGAGTTTGCGCTCGCTTGATGCCTGTGGTCACCCAAGGGAGAGCTCGGCTGTGGGAATTCCTCTTCATCCAGGCGCCGTTCCCAGGGCACCCCACAACCGCGGGGAGGGAACTTCCAGGCTGTCAACACCACGGCAAAGCCCTGCTCCTTCCGGACAGGATGCCTGGCAGGGGTGAAGTGAGGCCCCtcggagctggagctgcctctgccagccctgcccgtcCTTCCCTCGGGGCTCCGGGCAGCGCCTCATGGATGCAGCCTTTGGAATTCCGGGAGCCTGAGCCGGGAGCTGCTGTCACCATGCTCTGCCTTGTCGTTTTCGTCCTATTAAGGGCGAGAGCCTCAGCTCGAGGCTCAGGCTGACAAGGATCAATGTTTTCCCGTTGTAGGAAATGCTTCCAAACCTGTGTGTTTTTCCTGAGGGTTGTAAATGACCCTGCAGGCGGTGGCTTTGGAATTCTCATCCCTGCAGAGCCTCAGCTGCCCTCGGGTCTGGGAGCTGATGGCTGGGAGATGCTCGGGGGCTCAGCACCATCCTCCTGGCAGGACTGGAGCCTTGACCACGGCAGAGGATCcctgaggagctgggctgtgctcccaaGAGCCTGGTGTGTGCTCCagagtgccaggagcaggactggggCTCCCCAGAGGGGTCTGGGGCTTTCAGCTTGGGCAGCGGGGGATGACAGAGCTGCCTGTGATGGGGGAAGACTCAGGTCTGTGACAGAATCCCAGAGTCatgaaatggtttgggttggagagaGACCAaaagctcatctcatcccacctctgccatggcagggacaccttccactagtccaggctgctccaagccctgtccagcctggccttgggcactgccgggcatccagggacagccacagctgctttgggcaccctgtgccaaggcctcaTCTCCCTCTCAGGGAAGAATCCCTTCCCAACATCGAATCCAAACCCGCTCCCTATCCGTGAGCAATTTATCCTCATCCATCCTCACAGCAGCAACATCCTTCAGGTGAAATATCTCCTCTCCGTGCCCGGGGATGTATTTATAGGCTGATCCCgtcccctcctgctctgccaggctgtcCATGCCACGTGCAGGCTCCTgcatcagcagctcccagctctgcccatccatccccGTTGTTTTCCCCGCTGTTCTCCCCTCCCTGTGATTTGTAGCTCTGCGGTTTCCCAGGCCGGGCTGCATCTCCAGGCTCGGCAGCGTTTGAATCGTTCACAGCAGGGTTTAAAGCCGTGCTCTGCCCGAGGTGATGGATTTGGGGAcgtgggagctgggctggaggtgAGGCTCCTGTCTGGGTGAATTATTCACCTCCGGAGGAggccggggcaggagcagaaACGAGTCTGAGCTTGTGTGGGTGTTCCAGggtgagcagtgccagggagaaGGGCTCCCAGGGCGCCGTGGGTGCTGCGAACCGGCTGTGCCGCTCCGGCCGCGGCCAGCGCCGCCGTGGATGTGGCACACGGCATCGGGGGGTGACTCAGCTGCCAcctgggctgtccccagctcacCCTGCAGGAAATGAGTCAGGTTttaaggaaggaagaaatgttaaaatgatGGGGCAAGAGTCTTTCCTGCCCCGGGAGGAGGGAGGTGCTGGTCACAGGAGGGACACCGGGATGGAGCACGGGCGGTGCTCAGGTAGGGACACCTCGCTCGCTGCAGAGTCTGGGAAAAGGAAGGTGGGGACAGCCTGTAACTGATCCCACCAACCAAACCTAGGGGTGAGCTCAGCTCTCacctgccctggcacacagGAGCTCCCTCAGTCTCGCCATTTCCTGGAGATGCTTTCTCCTGCCAAAAATCCGCACGGGGAGGTGAGGAATCACAGAgtcgtggaatggtttgggtgggaagggatcttaaagctcatccagctccAGGCCCTGCCACGGACGGGGACACTCCACTAGCCCAGGTGAGATGGGGATGGATGCAGAGCAGGGACTGATCCGTGTGTGCCTCTTTCCCTCAGAGATGGACACCTTCAGCACCAAGAACTTGGCCCTGCAGGCCCAGAAGAAGCTCCTGAGCAAAATGGCCACCAAGACCATCGCCAACGCCTTCATCGACGACACCAGCAGCGAGATCCTGGACGAGCTGTACCGCGCCACCAAGGAGTACACGCACAACCGCAAAGAGGCCCAGAAGATCATCAAAAACCTCATCAAGATCGTGATGAAGCTGGGGGTTCTCTACCGCAACGGGCAGTTCAGCCCCGAGGAGCTGCTGGTCATGGAGCGCTTCCGCAAGAAGGTTCACACCCTGGCCATGACGGCCGTCAGCTTCCACCAGATAGACTTCACCTTCGACCGCAGGGTCATGTCCGGCGTGCTCACCGAGTGCCGGGACCTGCTGCACCAGGCGGTCAACGGGCACCTCACGGCCAAGTCGCACTCGCGCATCAACCACGTCTTCAACCACTTTGCGGACTACGAGTTCCTGTCGGCCCTGTACGGCCCGGCCGAGCCCTACCGCACCCACCTCAAGAGGATCTGCGAAGGGGTCAACAAGATGCTGGAGGAGGACAACATCTGAGGGTGGGCCGtgggcagctgggctctgcctcccGCGAGGCCGAAGATGCGACGCCTGCTTTGACCCTCACCGGGCTCGccgcctcctcttcctcctctgcagcgCTCACTCTGTGCTATCCTCGTCCTCTCCAAGGACCTCTTGACTTTGTGTCCCCCTTGCCCAGGGTCTGCAAACCCCTCCCTGCGCTGAGCTGAGCCCTCtcattttggggatttttgggacCCTGCTGTACAGTTTGATTTCCTTTCCAGCAAGTGCCTTTAGCTCAGTCCAAGGATTTGGACTCTGCCTTGAGCTCTGTTGTGACCCTCTGGGGGGAAACCCAACCAAAGGCTCGCGGTGTGAAGCACCTCTGAGGTGTCTCTGAGCAGGTGGGGCGTTGTTGGGGTGGACGGTTCTGAGACTCCGTGACTGGAGGAACTCCGTGgtttccttccagcagctccacaacGCGGTGGGAGCAAATCAGCGCTGCCTCAGGCAGGAAGGTGCCTCTGCGTGGGCTCAGGTGTCCTCAAAGAGAAGTCCCTGGGACCAGGAGGATCCCTCCTcacctggggagggctgggagggagctgctccttccctgcatcccaggAACCACCCAACACCCAACTGcccacccctggcagtgccacctgGCAGCTCCAACCTTGGTGGTTCTCCAGATCCCCCCAGGGTTTCACCCCTTCTCCAAGCCCTTGACTGAGTGATGTTGGTTTTTAGTAAACTCTGTAGCCCTGATGAGTTATTTAAATAAACTCACCTGTGTGGCCTGGGAGCTCTGTCAGGTTGTTCCAGCAGCGGTGACAGCGACAAAatgagccctggggacagctgggttTGCCCCTAGGTGCTGGTGGCTCTCTGTGACATTGGGGTTTGTGCTCTCTgtcccctggcactgctgctggctctgctgcccctgctcaatggcccagcagctcctggatttgcatggaaaagggggaatggcttcccagtgccagagggcagggttagatgggaaTAGTgggaggaattcctccctgggaggctggggaggccctggcactgggggccccatccctggcatcccaaggccaggctggacaccggggcatggagcagcctgggacagtggaaggggtggcactggatgagctttgaggccTCTCCACACCCCGACCACCTCATGATTTTGTGAGATCCCGCTCCCAGCAGACCCCACAGGAgcgctggcagggagcagggtgggactCCACGGCCAGGAGCAGTGTCGGCTCCCGGGGTCGCTCCCACCACGCCGAGCTCGGCTCTGAGCACTGAAATTTGCCCTTCTAGCATCCAAGGCACCACAGGGTCTCTGCTGACCTTATCTCTGTGaccttctcctgcctcccattccagctcctgctccctttCCACCACTGCACTGATAACTCTTAGCCGCAGTTGATTAAATAAAAGACACAAAAGCCCCGTCTCTGTCGTTCCCCAGGCCTGGCCGCAGCTGTCACAGATAATCGTGTGGCACAGCTTGGGGTGGGGGCAAAGCCCATTCCCAGGGGCTGTGGAGAACACCAGGAGCCCACCAGGTGCTGCTCCCTCAGGCCTTGGAGAACAACTCCTGTCTcccctgggctgctgtgtccctgtcagGAGCGTGCTGGACACGAACCAGAGCTGGGAATCCCAGGCAGgtgtgctgggatggggctgagggatgcccagccaggaattcttTGCTGTTCCCAAGGCGTGTATCTGTGCCAGCTGCAAAACCCCCTggccctctgcagcccccaaaTGCCCGTGGACacctcagctcctcctggccaAGGAGCAGCAAAGGTCTGCCCAGCCGGAGAGGGGAGCACgatgctttatttctttatttgtgcTGGATTTACACAGGAAAGGAATTGCACGTTCCCTGTTTATTACTCtggataagaaaaaaacccatcgCTTTTCTGCAGGTATAAAACAGTCCCGTGGTTGTGGTGAGAGGTGGAAGCGTCACCTGGATTGATTCCTGGCTGTGTCAGaagctgctctgcctttccccacccaaaccatcccagcccagctctggatCCACCCCAGCCACGCACCGGCCATGCAATCAGAGCTTTGGCAACTCCCTCCCCCTAAATTATTTCCTCCTGTCACGCTGGTGGAGAGAGAAATCCCATCTCCCCTCCAGAGATTACAGAGTTAACAACTTCCCCTCTTAAACCCAGACCCttatctccctgctctgctcttcccagatAAGGAGCCCCTCTGCAGGGAGCTttgccctgctcagcagctcagccaggcaggAAGGGCCACGGGAGGATCAGGAGGCTCCTGGGGGGTTTCCAGCTGCAAAGCACGGCGTTTCTCTGACACAGGGCACAACAAATCCGTCCTCACAGCCCCAAGCCCCACGCGCCTCGGTCCCCAGCACGTTTCAGTAAAACAGAAAAGGTTTGGccagccaaaagaaaaaaccccaggaaatccCTTCCCTGCCACGCTGCCCCGGGCTGGCCTGGGGCTCACAGCTCGTCACGGGGGGTTTTTGCTACAATCACGAGTTTGGACAGCTCGAAACGGAACTTGCCTTCCCTGTGAGacactgcagagagagagacaaaagcaTGGGATCAGCAGATGGAGAAGCAGGAACAAAAACAGCCTCTGAGACTTTCCAGGGTGTTGGCCTCTGCTCTTCCCACTCCTGCACATGCCAGGCTGGGGGAGAAACCCCTCCTTACCCTCGGAATTTAACTGGGATGGGACCCACAAAATCCAGCAGTCACTGTACCCCCGGCTCCATGGCACCATCACCAGTATTTGAGTTTAAACTGGTCCCTGGCctgccccccagcccagcccctcaggCACAAACCTGTTGTTTCAGTGATTTCAAATTCTTCCTGTTTTAAGGGGATGTCGCTCTGGGCACCCACAGCAGCCTGAGACTGAGACAGGAAGGAAGCAGGAGTAAGAGGCTG from Hirundo rustica isolate bHirRus1 chromosome 26, bHirRus1.pri.v3, whole genome shotgun sequence encodes the following:
- the TNFAIP8L1 gene encoding tumor necrosis factor alpha-induced protein 8-like protein 1; protein product: MDTFSTKNLALQAQKKLLSKMATKTIANAFIDDTSSEILDELYRATKEYTHNRKEAQKIIKNLIKIVMKLGVLYRNGQFSPEELLVMERFRKKVHTLAMTAVSFHQIDFTFDRRVMSGVLTECRDLLHQAVNGHLTAKSHSRINHVFNHFADYEFLSALYGPAEPYRTHLKRICEGVNKMLEEDNI